In the Heteronotia binoei isolate CCM8104 ecotype False Entrance Well chromosome 13, APGP_CSIRO_Hbin_v1, whole genome shotgun sequence genome, one interval contains:
- the AAAS gene encoding aladin translates to MCSLALFPPLPPPTDITLYEYNNELISGHSNEKLPHPIQAQVEDLPTLTIPKETLKAHSRLEHSTKPAFIHHREMLWKRCINAWRDVGVVGVLEELANAEGEEQLNQGLDEQSWTDSAKQIVVRWLKAGSRCTLALCHWVSSLHGSIFPHLSLPSEDMIAEFSQAVDWAGCSIRAFAWHPHTSKFAVALLDDSIRVYNAKSATVPILKHRLQRNVASLAWKPLCASILAVACHSCVLLWHLDPTSLSTRPSSGCAQVLSHPRHCPVTSLAWAPSGGLLLSASPVDTAMLVWDVSTENCVQLQWFGGGGVTYLAWSPDGSKVLAATPSAVFRVWEVQMWTCEKWPTIKGPCQTGCWSPDGSRLLFTVQGESVIYSLSFLEYSGEQQGRVGGSKTASIVADLSETKFDTFYGEERIGGEVHSMVWDPTGERLAAVIRGSSDQMAIIAVFRTRNSPVFELLPCGFVQGEIGTQPQLVAFHPRFKKGAILTVCWSSGKVSHIPFFFENGPFPSFSSPQSPLVPLGSRSSTREQPLFSEL, encoded by the exons ATGTGTTCCTTAGCACTCTTCCCACCCCTGCCTCCTCCAACAGACATCACCCTCTATGAATACAATAATGAGCTTATTTCTGGGCACAGCAATGAGAAGCTTCCACATCCTATCCAAGCACAG GTGGAGGACCTGCCCACCCTGACCATCCCCAAGGAGACACTGAAAGCCCACAGTAGGCTGGAACACAGCACTAAGCCGGCCTTTATTCATCACCGGGAGATGCTGTGGAAGAGGTGCATCAATGCCTG GCGTGATGTCGGGGTAGTCGGAGTGCTGGAAGAGCTGGCAAATGCGGAGGGGGAGGAGCAGTTGAACCAGGGGCTGGATGAGCAGTCTTGGACAGACTCTGCAAAGCAAATAG TTGTCCGGTGGCTGAAAGCAGGATCGCGCTGTACACTAGCTCTCTGCCATTGGGTCTCCTCCCTCCACGGCTCCATCTTTCCCCATTTGTCG TTGCCAAGTGAAGATATGATAGCTGAATTCTCCCAGGCTGTGGATTG GGCCGGTTGCTCAATCCGAGCCTTTGCCTGGCATCCCCACACCAGCAAGTTTGCAGTGGCCCTGCTGGATGACTCCATTCGTGTTTACAATGCCAAGAG CGCAACAGTCCCAATCTTGAAACATCGTTTACAGAGGAACGTGGCCTCGCTGGCATGGAAGCCTCTGTGTGCATCCATCCTTGCGGTGGCATGCCACAGCTGTGTCCTGCTTTGGCATCTGGACCCCACTTCCCTTTCCACCAG GCCTTCGTCTGGTTGCGCCCAGGTGCTCAGCCACCCCAGGCACTGCCCAGTTACCAGTTTGGCGTGGGCACCCAGCGGAGGGTTGCTCTTGTCAGCATCGCCTGTCGACACTGCCATGCTG GTGTGGGACGTATCCACAGAAAACTGTGTCCAGCTGCAGTGGTTTGGAGGAGGTGGAGTCACGTATCTGGCTTGGTCACCTGACGGCAGCAAAGTACTAGCAGCCACACCTTCAGCCGTCTTCAG AGTCTGGGAGGTTCAAATGTGGACTTGCGAAAAGTGGCCAACTATTAAGGGTCCCTGCCAG ACAGGGTGTTGGAGTCCGGATGGCAGCCGCTTACTCTTCACGGTCCAGGGGGAATCGGTGATTTATTCCTTGTCTTTCTTGGAGTACAGTG GTGAGCAGCAAGGGCGAGTTGGTGGATCAAAAACAGCTTCCATTGTGGCAGATCTGTCAGAAACCAAATTCGATACTTTTTACGGGGAGGAGAG GATTGGAGGGGAGGTGCATTCCATGGTCTGGGATCCAACTGGTGAGAGGCTTGCAGCTGTGATCAGAG GCTCTTCCGATCAGATGGCCATTATTGCAGTGTTTCGAACCCGCAACAGCCCCGTATTTGAACTCTTGCCTTG TGGTTTTGTCCAGGGTGAAATTGGTACACAACCCCAGCTGGTGGCTTTCCACCCTCGCTTTAAGAAGGGAGCCATTCTGACAGTG TGCTGGTCAAGTGGGAAGGTCAGCcatatccccttcttctttgagAATGGTCCATTTCCCTCCTTTAGTTCTCCACAAAGTCCCCTCGTGCCTTTGGGCAGTCGAAGCAGCACCCGGGAGCAGCCCTTGTTTTCGGAACTCTGA